In Streptomyces puniciscabiei, a single genomic region encodes these proteins:
- a CDS encoding ABC transporter ATP-binding protein, whose protein sequence is MAPHTEQLTRPAVRLRGLTRSFEGRTVLDGIDLDLPPGQFTALLGHSGSGKSTLLRAIAGLDHGVAGGGLLTAPERVSVVFQDSRLLPWRRVLDNVLLGTDGKDAEERGRAALAEVGLKGRERAWPGELSGGEAQRAALARSLVGEPELLLADEPFGALDALTRIRMHGLLRDLWQRHRPSVLLVTHDVDEAIVLADRVLVLDRGRIGLDLTIDHPHPRSYREPVLGEYRERLLTALGVTEDHR, encoded by the coding sequence GTGGCGCCGCACACTGAGCAACTGACCCGACCCGCCGTCCGGCTGCGGGGCCTGACCAGGTCCTTCGAGGGCCGCACGGTCCTCGACGGCATCGACCTCGACCTGCCCCCGGGCCAGTTCACGGCCCTGCTCGGGCACAGCGGCTCGGGCAAGAGCACCCTGCTTCGGGCGATCGCCGGGCTGGACCACGGGGTCGCGGGCGGCGGCCTGCTCACCGCCCCCGAGCGGGTCTCGGTCGTCTTCCAGGACTCCCGGCTGCTGCCCTGGCGCCGGGTGCTGGACAACGTCCTGCTCGGTACCGACGGCAAGGACGCCGAGGAGCGCGGCCGGGCCGCCCTCGCCGAGGTCGGACTGAAGGGCCGCGAGCGGGCCTGGCCGGGCGAGCTGTCCGGCGGCGAGGCACAGCGGGCGGCACTGGCCCGCTCCCTGGTCGGCGAGCCCGAACTGCTGCTGGCCGACGAGCCGTTCGGCGCGCTGGACGCGCTCACCCGGATCCGGATGCACGGCCTGCTGCGCGACCTGTGGCAGCGCCACCGCCCCTCCGTCCTCCTGGTCACCCACGACGTGGACGAGGCGATCGTGCTGGCCGACCGGGTCCTCGTCCTCGACCGGGGCCGCATCGGCCTCGACCTGACCATCGACCACCCCCACCCGCGCTCCTACCGCGAGCCGGTCCTGGGCGAGTACCGCGAACGACTGCTGACCGCACTGGGCGTCACGGAGGACCACCGGTGA
- a CDS encoding ABC transporter permease produces the protein MTALTTTTSVAAAEAGEVPEVRRRRRLSPGRRLPAARLIGPLVLLALWAAASAAGTLDTGAVPAPWTVIRTAGHLWTDGTLATDIGTSVQRAGYGFAIGLAAGVLLALAAGLSRAGEALIDGTVQFNRAIPTLGLIPLFILWLGIGETFKVAIIAIVVYIPIYLNTHAALSGIDGRYVELAEVQGLSRLTFIRQVVIPGALPGFFVGLRLGVTGSWLALVVLEQINATSGLGYMMFQAQNYGQSDVILVGLLIYGVFGLVSDSAVRLIERRVLSWRRTLSN, from the coding sequence ATGACCGCGCTGACCACGACGACCTCCGTCGCTGCGGCGGAGGCCGGGGAGGTTCCCGAGGTCCGCAGGCGCCGCCGCCTCTCCCCCGGCCGCCGGCTGCCCGCCGCCCGGCTGATCGGCCCCCTCGTCCTCCTCGCCCTGTGGGCCGCGGCCTCCGCCGCCGGAACCCTCGACACGGGTGCCGTCCCGGCGCCCTGGACGGTCATCAGGACCGCCGGTCATCTGTGGACCGACGGCACCCTGGCCACCGACATCGGGACCTCGGTGCAGCGGGCCGGATACGGCTTCGCGATCGGCCTGGCCGCGGGCGTGCTGCTCGCCCTCGCCGCCGGGCTCAGCCGCGCCGGCGAGGCGCTGATCGACGGGACCGTGCAGTTCAACCGGGCGATCCCGACGCTCGGCCTGATCCCGCTGTTCATCCTCTGGCTGGGCATCGGGGAGACCTTCAAGGTCGCCATCATCGCGATCGTCGTCTACATCCCGATCTATCTGAACACGCATGCCGCGCTGTCCGGCATCGACGGCCGGTACGTCGAACTCGCCGAGGTACAGGGCCTTTCGAGGCTCACCTTCATCCGCCAGGTGGTGATCCCCGGCGCGCTGCCCGGATTCTTCGTGGGACTCCGGCTCGGTGTGACGGGCTCCTGGCTGGCCCTGGTGGTCCTGGAGCAGATCAACGCCACCAGCGGCCTCGGCTACATGATGTTCCAGGCACAGAACTACGGCCAGAGCGACGTCATCCTGGTCGGCCTGCTGATCTACGGCGTGTTCGGCCTGGTCTCCGACAGCGCGGTCCGTCTCATCGAACGGAGGGTGCTGTCGTGGCGCCGCACACTGAGCAACTGA
- a CDS encoding ABC transporter substrate-binding protein, producing the protein MHRRVFLASLLGASAAVGLGGCAKGDASADAKGAATRPLADKVPAGTSLKIASYLGQQQLQFRLAKLPQLPFTVSNWLNIGAGPDVINAFRAGSLDLANNAGIPPIQAHYQGFDAKIVAIDLTRKPNYVFATKPGSDIHTVADFKGRRLAFSQGQAQGVVLLRALKQAGLTYDEVKLVPLTSNQFLTALQSGQVDVAPLANSQAPAYLKQYEAKGARTIPTDVVDLLNLLWAPQSVLNDPAKAAAIAAYIPQWAKGQVWQYEHPDVWNEEFYVKTQNLTLEQARGISRLANKPLFPPSWAEAIKWEQETADLLAAGGFVEKFDVGSLFDHRFESIAAKAVPEEYRK; encoded by the coding sequence ATGCACCGTCGTGTCTTTCTCGCCTCCCTGCTGGGCGCGTCCGCCGCCGTCGGCCTCGGCGGCTGCGCCAAGGGCGATGCCTCCGCCGACGCCAAGGGCGCCGCCACCAGGCCGCTCGCGGACAAGGTCCCGGCCGGCACCAGCCTGAAGATCGCCTCGTACCTGGGCCAGCAGCAGCTGCAGTTCCGGCTGGCGAAGCTGCCTCAGCTGCCGTTCACGGTGTCGAACTGGCTCAACATCGGCGCCGGCCCGGATGTCATCAACGCCTTCCGCGCGGGGTCCCTCGACCTCGCCAACAACGCCGGCATCCCGCCGATCCAGGCGCACTACCAGGGCTTCGACGCCAAGATCGTGGCGATCGACCTCACCCGCAAGCCCAACTACGTCTTCGCCACGAAGCCCGGCAGCGACATCCACACCGTCGCCGACTTCAAGGGCAGGCGGCTCGCGTTCTCCCAGGGCCAGGCGCAGGGCGTCGTCCTGCTGCGGGCGCTGAAGCAGGCGGGCCTGACGTACGACGAGGTGAAGCTGGTCCCGCTGACCAGCAACCAGTTCCTCACCGCCCTGCAGTCCGGACAGGTCGACGTGGCCCCGCTCGCCAACAGCCAGGCGCCCGCCTATCTGAAGCAGTACGAGGCGAAGGGCGCCCGCACCATCCCCACCGACGTCGTCGACCTGCTCAACCTGCTGTGGGCCCCGCAGTCCGTGCTGAACGACCCGGCGAAGGCCGCCGCGATCGCCGCCTACATCCCGCAGTGGGCCAAGGGCCAGGTGTGGCAGTACGAGCACCCGGACGTCTGGAACGAGGAGTTCTACGTCAAGACCCAGAACCTGACCCTCGAGCAGGCGCGCGGCATCAGCAGGCTCGCCAACAAGCCGCTGTTCCCGCCCAGTTGGGCCGAGGCGATCAAGTGGGAGCAGGAGACGGCCGATCTGCTCGCCGCGGGCGGGTTCGTGGAGAAGTTCGACGTCGGCTCGCTCTTCGACCACCGCTTCGAGTCGATCGCCGCCAAGGCCGTACCCGAGGAGTACCGGAAATGA
- a CDS encoding ROK family protein: MPRTAAPTLVSPVPRAADSDRRRTSASVVLRSVLEHGPVARSTVARLTGLSPASVTEHCARLTGLGLIRESAAPRRSGGVGRPHVPVDLDDTGFLVGGVHVAVPYTTVALLDLRGRVVARRELKHERPDPGRVLARAAEGLAALLAGVPGRRPLGVGVAVGGWVDRETGTVVEHELLGWREVPVRELLGARTGLPVHVDGHARALLHGERLFGRARGSRSVLHLFVGNVVDAAFATNDEVHHGPRSAAGAIAHLPVPGGTERCPCGRTGCLQVELSERTLCRRARAAGVIDSANPMHVVAAAAAGDAVARRLLVERSRTTGRAAGLLLDVLNPETVVVTEVGILHFEDCLGALREAVGEGRAAAVLPTSFPDSVLAVAGGSVALDVLFRDPLGLSPEAI, translated from the coding sequence ATGCCCCGTACCGCGGCACCCACTCTTGTCTCGCCCGTTCCGCGTGCCGCCGACAGCGACCGGCGGCGCACCAGCGCCAGTGTCGTGCTGCGGTCCGTGCTGGAGCACGGGCCGGTGGCGCGCAGCACCGTCGCCCGGCTGACGGGTCTTTCGCCGGCGTCGGTCACCGAGCACTGCGCCCGGCTCACCGGACTCGGCCTGATCCGCGAGTCTGCCGCGCCCCGCCGCTCGGGCGGGGTCGGCCGGCCGCATGTCCCCGTCGACCTGGACGACACGGGGTTCCTGGTCGGCGGGGTGCACGTGGCCGTGCCGTACACGACGGTCGCGCTGCTGGATCTGCGCGGCCGGGTGGTGGCACGGCGCGAGCTGAAGCATGAACGGCCCGATCCGGGCCGGGTGCTGGCGCGGGCCGCCGAGGGGCTCGCCGCGCTGCTCGCCGGGGTGCCGGGCCGCCGGCCGCTGGGGGTCGGGGTGGCCGTCGGCGGCTGGGTGGACCGGGAGACCGGCACCGTGGTCGAGCACGAGCTGCTGGGCTGGCGCGAGGTGCCGGTGCGGGAGCTGCTCGGCGCCCGCACCGGGCTGCCGGTCCATGTGGACGGGCACGCGCGGGCGTTGCTGCACGGGGAGCGGCTGTTCGGGCGGGCCCGGGGCAGCCGGAGCGTGCTGCACCTGTTCGTGGGCAATGTGGTCGACGCGGCCTTCGCCACCAACGACGAGGTGCACCACGGGCCGCGTTCGGCGGCCGGGGCGATCGCGCATCTGCCGGTGCCGGGCGGCACCGAACGGTGCCCGTGCGGCCGTACCGGCTGCCTTCAGGTCGAGCTGAGCGAGCGGACGCTGTGCCGGCGGGCCCGCGCCGCGGGCGTGATCGACTCGGCCAATCCGATGCACGTGGTGGCCGCGGCGGCGGCCGGGGACGCGGTGGCCCGACGGCTGCTGGTCGAGCGGTCCCGGACGACCGGACGGGCGGCCGGGCTGCTGCTGGACGTGCTCAATCCGGAGACGGTCGTGGTGACCGAGGTGGGGATCCTCCATTTCGAGGACTGCCTCGGCGCGCTCCGGGAAGCGGTCGGGGAGGGCCGTGCGGCGGCCGTGCTGCCGACGAGTTTCCCGGATTCCGTGCTGGCGGTGGCGGGCGGTTCGGTCGCTCTCGACGTGCTGTTCCGGGATCCGCTGGGCCTGTCACCTGAGGCTATTTAA
- a CDS encoding biotin transporter BioY — protein sequence MSTATATARPGAVLADLLPASRVRDAALVVGGAVLTGLAAQVAIPVPGTPVPVTGQTFAALLVGTALGARRGFLSLALYALAGVAGVPWFADGTSGAASVSFGYVLGMLLASAAVGALARRGADRSPLRMAGTMILGEAIIYAVGVPYLALAAHLSLSQAVAAGLTPFLIGDALKAALAMGALPTAWRFANKR from the coding sequence ATGAGTACCGCCACCGCCACCGCCCGCCCCGGCGCAGTTCTCGCCGACCTGCTCCCCGCGTCCCGCGTCCGCGACGCGGCTCTCGTCGTCGGCGGCGCCGTGCTCACCGGCCTCGCGGCCCAGGTGGCTATCCCGGTGCCCGGCACCCCGGTGCCGGTGACCGGCCAGACCTTCGCCGCGCTGCTCGTCGGCACCGCGCTCGGCGCCCGCCGCGGCTTCCTCTCCCTCGCCCTGTACGCGCTCGCCGGTGTCGCGGGCGTGCCGTGGTTCGCGGACGGCACCTCCGGCGCGGCCTCGGTCTCCTTCGGCTACGTCCTCGGCATGCTGCTCGCCTCGGCGGCCGTCGGCGCCCTGGCCCGGCGCGGCGCCGACCGCTCGCCGCTGCGCATGGCGGGCACGATGATCCTCGGCGAGGCGATCATCTACGCCGTCGGCGTCCCCTACCTGGCCCTCGCCGCCCACCTCTCCCTCTCCCAGGCCGTCGCCGCCGGCCTCACCCCGTTCCTGATCGGCGACGCCCTCAAGGCCGCGCTGGCGATGGGCGCGCTGCCCACCGCCTGGAGGTTCGCGAACAAGCGCTAG
- a CDS encoding Fpg/Nei family DNA glycosylase, translating into MPEGHTIHRLAQDYAERFLGTAPRVSSPQGKFSDAAALLDSAELTATEAHGKHLFLRFRDTDWVHIHLGLFGKVGFGDAPAPPATDTVRLRLANDTAYVDLRGPTTCALITGAEKRAVHDRLGPDPLREDADPSAAYRRISRSRTAVAALLMDQKIVAGVGNVYRAEVLFRHGIDPYRAGRDISRAEWDALWADLVELMREGVRKNRIDTVRAEHTPEAMGRPPRVDDHGGEVYVYRRATLPCHICGDGIRTAGLAARNLFWCPTCQKP; encoded by the coding sequence TTGCCGGAAGGGCACACCATTCATCGGCTGGCCCAGGACTACGCCGAGCGGTTCCTCGGCACCGCCCCGCGCGTCAGCAGCCCGCAGGGCAAGTTCTCCGACGCCGCGGCCCTGCTGGACTCGGCCGAGCTCACGGCCACCGAAGCCCACGGCAAGCACCTCTTCCTCCGCTTCCGGGACACCGACTGGGTCCACATCCACCTCGGCCTCTTCGGGAAGGTCGGCTTCGGCGACGCCCCCGCACCCCCGGCGACCGACACCGTCCGGCTCCGGCTCGCGAACGACACCGCGTACGTGGACCTCCGCGGCCCCACCACCTGCGCACTGATCACCGGCGCCGAGAAGCGGGCCGTACACGACCGCCTCGGCCCCGACCCGCTCCGCGAGGACGCCGATCCGAGCGCGGCGTACCGCAGGATCTCCCGCAGCCGTACGGCGGTCGCCGCACTCCTCATGGACCAGAAGATCGTCGCCGGCGTCGGCAACGTCTACCGCGCCGAGGTCCTGTTCCGGCACGGCATCGACCCCTACCGCGCGGGCAGGGACATCAGCCGCGCCGAGTGGGACGCCCTGTGGGCCGACCTCGTCGAGCTGATGCGCGAAGGGGTCCGGAAGAACAGGATCGACACGGTCCGGGCCGAGCACACCCCGGAGGCCATGGGCCGGCCACCCCGCGTGGACGACCACGGCGGCGAGGTGTACGTCTACCGCCGCGCCACCCTGCCCTGCCACATATGCGGCGACGGGATCCGCACCGCCGGCCTCGCCGCCCGCAACCTCTTCTGGTGCCCCACCTGCCAGAAGCCCTGA
- a CDS encoding ribose-5-phosphate isomerase: MRVYLGSDHAGYELKNHLVEWLKAAGHEPVDCGPHIYDAQDDYPPFCLRAAERTAADADALGIVIGGSGNGEQIAANKVKGVRAALAWSEETAALGRQHNNANVVAVGARMHSTEEATKFVEVFLNTPFSGDERHIRRIDMLSAYETTGDLPPIPAHHPQQ; encoded by the coding sequence ATGCGCGTGTATCTCGGCTCCGACCATGCTGGCTACGAACTCAAGAACCACCTCGTCGAGTGGCTCAAGGCGGCGGGTCACGAGCCCGTCGACTGCGGGCCGCACATCTACGACGCCCAGGACGACTACCCGCCCTTCTGCCTCAGGGCGGCCGAGCGCACCGCGGCGGACGCCGACGCCCTCGGCATCGTGATCGGCGGCTCCGGCAACGGCGAGCAGATCGCCGCGAACAAGGTGAAGGGCGTGCGGGCGGCGCTGGCCTGGAGCGAGGAGACGGCGGCGCTCGGGCGGCAGCACAACAACGCCAACGTGGTGGCCGTGGGTGCGCGGATGCACAGCACGGAGGAGGCGACGAAGTTCGTCGAGGTCTTCCTCAACACGCCGTTCTCCGGTGACGAGCGCCACATTCGACGGATCGACATGCTGTCGGCGTACGAGACGACGGGCGACCTCCCGCCGATCCCGGCCCACCACCCGCAGCAGTAG
- a CDS encoding amino acid permease — protein MTPGSGLQAGLKNRHLSMIAIGGVIGAGLFVGSSSGIATAGPGILLSYAIVGTLVVLVMRMLGEMSAANPTSGSFSAHADRALGRWAGFSIGWLYWFFWVVVLAVEATAGAGILHGWVPGVPQWAWALIVMTVLTATNLVSVGSYGEFEFWFAGIKVVAISAFIVIGLLAIFGVLPGVHADKASFGNLTDHGGFLPHGPGTILTGVLLVVFSFMGSEIATLAAGESEDPQRAVTKSTNSIIWRIGVFYLGSILVVVSLLPWNDASIVKQGSYVAALNTLGIPDAGQIMKVIILTSVLSCLNSGLYTASRMAFSLGQRGDAPKAFARTTSRGVPMAAILASVVFGFVAVFFNYAYPKTVFLFLVNSSGAVALFVWLVICFSQLRMRKIIQREAPEKLVVKMWLYPYLTWATAFFILFVLGYMLTDTKGESSGRTTVLLSVAVAAIVVIIALVKQKLTADRPAPAVEAPADKVSVG, from the coding sequence ATGACCCCTGGTTCGGGCCTTCAAGCAGGACTCAAGAACCGCCATCTGTCGATGATCGCGATCGGTGGCGTCATCGGAGCCGGCCTCTTCGTCGGTTCCAGCTCCGGTATCGCCACCGCGGGACCGGGCATCCTCCTCTCCTACGCGATCGTCGGCACCCTCGTCGTCCTCGTGATGCGGATGCTTGGCGAGATGTCGGCCGCCAACCCCACCTCCGGCTCCTTCTCCGCGCACGCCGACCGCGCCCTCGGCCGCTGGGCCGGGTTCTCCATCGGCTGGCTCTACTGGTTCTTCTGGGTCGTCGTGCTGGCCGTCGAGGCCACCGCCGGCGCCGGGATCCTGCACGGCTGGGTGCCGGGCGTGCCGCAGTGGGCCTGGGCGCTGATCGTGATGACCGTGCTGACCGCGACCAACCTGGTCTCCGTCGGCTCCTACGGCGAGTTCGAGTTCTGGTTCGCCGGCATCAAGGTCGTGGCGATCAGCGCGTTCATCGTCATCGGTCTGCTGGCCATCTTCGGAGTGCTTCCGGGGGTGCACGCCGACAAGGCGTCCTTCGGCAACCTGACCGACCACGGCGGCTTCCTGCCGCACGGTCCCGGCACCATCCTCACCGGTGTGCTGCTGGTCGTCTTCTCCTTCATGGGCAGCGAGATCGCCACCCTCGCGGCCGGCGAGTCGGAGGACCCGCAGCGCGCGGTCACCAAGTCCACCAACAGCATCATCTGGCGTATCGGCGTCTTCTACCTGGGCTCGATCCTGGTCGTGGTCTCGCTGCTGCCGTGGAACGACGCGTCCATCGTGAAGCAGGGCTCGTACGTCGCGGCCCTCAACACCCTCGGCATCCCCGACGCCGGTCAGATCATGAAGGTCATCATCCTGACCTCGGTGCTGTCCTGCCTGAACTCGGGCCTCTACACGGCCTCCCGCATGGCCTTCTCGCTGGGCCAGCGCGGTGACGCCCCGAAGGCGTTCGCCCGCACCACCTCCCGCGGTGTGCCGATGGCGGCGATCCTGGCCTCGGTCGTCTTCGGCTTCGTGGCGGTCTTCTTCAACTACGCGTACCCGAAGACCGTGTTCCTCTTCCTGGTCAACTCCAGTGGCGCGGTGGCCCTGTTCGTGTGGCTGGTCATCTGCTTCTCGCAGCTGCGGATGCGGAAGATCATCCAGCGGGAGGCGCCGGAGAAGCTCGTCGTCAAGATGTGGCTGTACCCGTACCTGACCTGGGCGACGGCCTTCTTCATTCTCTTCGTCCTCGGCTACATGCTGACCGACACCAAGGGTGAGAGCAGCGGCCGTACGACCGTGCTGCTGTCGGTGGCGGTCGCGGCGATCGTGGTGATCATCGCCCTGGTGAAGCAGAAGCTCACGGCGGACCGCCCGGCCCCCGCCGTCGAGGCCCCGGCCGACAAGGTGTCCGTCGGCTGA
- a CDS encoding GNAT family N-acetyltransferase — MGTDRGTELKVLRESDWDRWYDVLYRAFGASAAPPEERELDRSLTEFDRSLAAWDGDEIVGTAGAFSFRMTVPGGAPVPAAGVTMVGVAATHRRRGVLTSMMRRQLDDVRELGEPLAVLTASEPAIYGRFGYGAATFRTSAEIDTSRVTLSLPPGVDDVRLRYAAPADVLGACEAVYAKLVPQRPGMLARRPGWERAGLLDPESERGGASALQCVVAERDGQVTGYARFSTRIGWGESGHDGTVRLKDLAALDPVTEAALWRFLFGIDLMTTLSVNSRPVDDTWRYLVSDTRRCRPRLKDDAYVRLVDVGTALSARTYQAPVDVVLEVEDTFCPWNAGRWRLTGDPKGASCERTSDAAELSLSVRELGASYLGGVTLLSLAAAGRVRELRPGALTEASVAFGSPVAPWLPHGF; from the coding sequence ATGGGGACTGACCGGGGAACCGAGCTGAAGGTGCTGCGCGAGTCCGACTGGGACCGGTGGTACGACGTTCTGTACCGCGCCTTCGGCGCCTCGGCGGCGCCGCCCGAGGAGCGTGAACTGGACAGGTCCCTCACGGAGTTCGACCGCTCCCTGGCAGCCTGGGACGGGGACGAGATCGTCGGTACGGCGGGTGCGTTCAGCTTCCGGATGACCGTGCCCGGCGGGGCCCCGGTTCCGGCGGCCGGCGTGACCATGGTCGGCGTGGCGGCCACCCACCGGCGGCGCGGGGTGCTGACCTCGATGATGCGCCGGCAGCTGGACGACGTACGGGAGCTGGGCGAGCCGCTCGCGGTGCTGACCGCGTCCGAGCCCGCGATCTACGGCCGCTTCGGGTACGGCGCGGCCACCTTCCGTACGTCCGCCGAGATCGACACGAGCCGGGTGACCCTCTCCCTGCCGCCCGGCGTCGACGACGTACGGCTGCGCTACGCCGCGCCCGCCGACGTCCTCGGCGCCTGCGAGGCGGTCTACGCGAAGCTGGTACCGCAGCGGCCCGGGATGCTGGCCCGGCGGCCCGGCTGGGAGCGGGCCGGTCTGCTCGACCCGGAGAGCGAGCGGGGCGGGGCGTCGGCGCTGCAGTGCGTGGTGGCCGAACGGGACGGCCAGGTGACGGGGTACGCCCGGTTCAGCACCAGGATCGGCTGGGGCGAGAGCGGGCACGACGGCACGGTGCGGCTGAAGGACCTGGCCGCGCTCGACCCCGTCACCGAGGCGGCGCTGTGGCGGTTCCTGTTCGGCATCGACCTGATGACGACACTGTCGGTGAACTCGCGACCGGTCGACGACACCTGGCGGTACCTGGTCTCGGACACCCGGCGCTGCCGGCCGCGCCTGAAGGACGACGCGTACGTCCGTCTCGTCGACGTCGGTACGGCACTGTCGGCGCGTACGTACCAGGCGCCGGTCGACGTCGTGCTGGAGGTGGAGGACACCTTCTGCCCGTGGAACGCGGGGCGTTGGCGGCTGACGGGCGACCCCAAGGGCGCCTCCTGCGAGCGTACGTCCGACGCCGCCGAACTCTCCCTCTCCGTGCGCGAGCTGGGCGCGTCCTATCTCGGCGGTGTGACGCTGCTGTCGCTGGCGGCGGCCGGGCGGGTACGGGAGCTGCGGCCGGGGGCGCTGACGGAGGCGTCGGTGGCGTTCGGCTCACCGGTGGCCCCGTGGCTGCCGCACGGCTTCTAG
- a CDS encoding PP2C family protein-serine/threonine phosphatase: protein MAAGERRAKAETFTARWKMQWHRARTGLRRSAVDYFRGDGSDWIAFAGLLLTIPLLMAMTLVDSVWCSPATLVLPIIAGGLLLRPASLLGLYAAGATALIVESVRLGPYTEGPSRVTPGIVLVVAACGFFGLLTAQFRSRVGVPWRRGGTMLFDLRERIRVQSKLPKLPQGWHHEMALRPAGGQSFSGDFVVAARTNGGRTLEVVLTDVSGKGMDAGSRALLLSGAFGGLLGSLPPHSFLPAANGYLLRQDWDEGFATSIHLVLDLDSGDYELYSAGHPPGLQLSAGSGRWEEKAAEGPLLGVYDGAQFDPVKGSLRPGDVLMLFTDGLVETSDRDIVEGIDRLTGEADRYVAGGFHGAAWHLIEAVAKDVNDDRALLLICRQGTAPIR, encoded by the coding sequence ATGGCAGCAGGAGAGCGGCGCGCGAAGGCCGAGACGTTCACGGCCCGGTGGAAGATGCAGTGGCACCGGGCCCGCACCGGCCTGCGCAGAAGCGCCGTGGACTACTTCCGCGGCGACGGCTCCGACTGGATCGCGTTCGCCGGGCTGCTGCTCACCATTCCCCTCCTCATGGCCATGACCCTGGTCGACTCGGTGTGGTGCTCCCCGGCCACCCTGGTGCTGCCGATCATCGCCGGCGGACTGCTGCTGCGCCCGGCGAGCCTGCTCGGCCTGTACGCGGCGGGGGCCACCGCGCTGATCGTGGAGTCGGTGCGGCTCGGGCCGTACACGGAAGGGCCCTCGCGGGTCACTCCGGGCATCGTCCTGGTGGTGGCCGCCTGCGGGTTCTTCGGCCTGCTCACGGCCCAGTTCCGCAGCCGGGTCGGCGTGCCCTGGCGGCGCGGCGGCACCATGCTGTTCGACCTGCGCGAGCGGATCCGGGTGCAGAGCAAGCTGCCGAAGCTGCCGCAGGGCTGGCACCACGAGATGGCGCTGCGCCCGGCCGGCGGCCAGTCCTTCTCCGGTGACTTCGTCGTCGCGGCCCGCACGAACGGCGGCCGCACGCTGGAGGTCGTGCTCACGGACGTGTCCGGCAAGGGCATGGACGCGGGATCACGCGCCCTGCTGCTGTCGGGGGCGTTCGGGGGCCTGCTGGGCTCCCTCCCCCCGCACTCCTTCCTCCCGGCCGCGAACGGCTACCTCCTGCGCCAGGACTGGGACGAGGGCTTCGCCACCTCCATCCATCTCGTCCTGGACCTAGACTCCGGCGACTACGAGCTGTACTCCGCCGGGCATCCGCCGGGGCTGCAGCTGAGCGCGGGCAGCGGACGCTGGGAGGAGAAGGCCGCCGAGGGCCCGCTCCTCGGTGTGTACGACGGCGCCCAGTTCGACCCCGTGAAGGGCTCGCTGCGCCCCGGTGACGTGTTGATGCTGTTCACGGACGGTCTGGTGGAAACCTCCGACCGCGACATCGTCGAGGGCATCGACCGGCTCACCGGCGAGGCCGACCGCTATGTCGCCGGCGGCTTCCACGGCGCCGCCTGGCATCTCATCGAGGCGGTCGCCAAGGACGTCAACGACGACCGGGCGCTGCTGCTGATCTGCCGTCAGGGGACGGCACCGATCCGCTGA
- a CDS encoding HD domain-containing protein, whose translation MTQLTPAEVEAVARAAHEGQRDKAGRPYAEHLAAVAAGVRDRGGDAEQIAAAWLHDAVEDDALSRQWLEQAALSARTKAIVDALTKRPGEEPEAYAGRILATDGARLVKEADLAHNADPERLAVLDGPTRERLTEKYARMRALLGLR comes from the coding sequence ATGACACAGCTCACGCCCGCCGAGGTCGAGGCCGTCGCCCGCGCCGCCCACGAGGGCCAGAGGGACAAGGCGGGACGGCCGTACGCCGAGCACCTCGCCGCCGTCGCCGCCGGTGTGCGCGACCGGGGCGGGGACGCGGAACAGATCGCGGCTGCCTGGCTGCACGATGCCGTCGAGGACGACGCCCTCAGCCGTCAGTGGCTCGAACAGGCGGCCCTGAGCGCCCGTACCAAGGCCATCGTGGACGCCCTCACCAAGCGGCCGGGGGAGGAGCCGGAGGCGTATGCGGGGCGGATCCTCGCGACCGACGGCGCGCGCCTGGTCAAGGAGGCCGACCTGGCGCACAACGCCGACCCGGAGCGGCTGGCGGTCCTGGACGGGCCGACCCGGGAGCGACTGACCGAGAAGTACGCCCGCATGCGCGCGCTTCTCGGCCTGCGGTAG